GCCAGGACACTATTTGTACAAtcagattattttatacctgCACGCGCTTGTGTATTGTTTTTCTTGCTTCTAATTCCTACTAGGTCAAGAGGTTACGGGCCGATTGGCGcatacgaaaatatttataagcccGCCGTGTTTTAAGCTAAAACTGCGAAAACgtgatatgattttatatcACATCATTTCTATCTTAAGTATCGATCTCTTATATTTGGCAcggttataaattttcttgcTAGTTTTATTCCTGTGTTGTCTGCAATGTACGATCATACAGATTCCAATTGCtctgtaatatttattgaataggttatattatgaagacttaaataactttttttatttaacttttcttgcctaaccgtagcaacgcctagcctctcggccacccgtgatcctgccacagtaatcgaatttcttctactctttcggtttcatgtgcctaaggggcaccccacgccatctattgagatgattaagaaccatcacaacctatacgaaacattatttcaatgattacaatattgtatcgatagAACGCGGCTTTTATCgcattgaatttttttctattctttcaatatttctcatttataaagcatttcaatgctataaaactaaaaattaaactttttttatgttagtcTAGCACCACGTCTGAAaggttttagtttaaatttgacTTTGAATAGGTGTGTAATAAAGACGTAGATTCTCAAACCAATTTTAGTTatacttgtttgtttttgttgaatgttgtgtttatctttaattgttgtgcatataatgtataatactaaacatttttttttgtattgagagAAAATGTTTATGCAACAACAGCTGAtgaacctaaataaataaataaacataacataggGTAAGATCGAAGAGCCGTAAGATACAACTTATTTTCTAAAGCATATAAATTTCGGTTCACAGTAGTCTCTTGTGTACTTTTTATTACCTGAATGTTTGTGGAGTTTGCCCGGTGACACCTGCGCAGGTATCAGGTGAGAAGGGTAACTAAAAATCAGAGCTACttaacttattaatttttatgactgatttttatgtatgttttgtaGAATATAACTGTGAAGtcatataattaatctacATTACAATCTATCTATATCACAAATTTCATCCAGATCCTTCCAACCGTTACTGATCGAATGAGTAACAAACCATCCTCATAAATTCACGTGAAAAGAAAGTCTTATGTCAATGCGCCACGCTAAAATGCGCTTTAGATTCAAACATCTTACATAAAAGGTAACATAACTCACCTCTTGCTATTGCAGGCTAATCATTTATTGCTGTATCCTGCTTGGAAGGTTGCCAGGGAATTGACGCAGTGTCCTGGATTTTATAAGTCGAGTCTAGCAATTAGGGTTTGAAAGATATTTTGCAAAAGTTGTTTATGCCAAGATGTTTGAATGATAATCTGGGTTTTAGCTTTGTTCTTAACGGAGTTTtcaaattgattatattattttggttaCGTATGGTAACGAAGTGTGTTTATAAGCGATTgacttcattatttttgtttttgattgaaaattgTTGTCACTTGGtgatattttagaatttggcgTTGTATCTATAGCGACTTTTATATGCTAGagaattatgttaaattatgtaactaaTTATGTTATTGCAAAGTAAGAGTTCTCTTAAGTTTCAGaaagagaaataaacaaatgctaTGGGTCTGGGGGAATTGTGCTAACgggtacaattttttaattaatgattttgttCGTTCCGCtatttagaaacattttagacttaataacatacaaacagtGGAACAAACATAGTAACTACCTGTTAATTACAGATTAATTACGCATCCACTAAATatgaagttttaaaaaattgcgCATTTTTTTCAGTACGTATCTAAACTGCAATGTGTATGAACTAAATAAATCActaaatttacaatatgaCTCCATCTCAAATTATTCTTCATAATGAAATACAagaagaaatattttgaatgttgGTAGTAATATCAAAcgatggaaataaaaaaggagtATGGAATGAAGGTACGTTATGAATGGAAAATGAACCTGCtactaacatttaattatcatttattaaagcGCTATATGAttagaacaataaataataccacaatttaattaattctccAACTGTAGCATGTCCAACACCGCCGTCATGAGAGGGTTCCCGCCAAAACGTTTTATCTGCAACAGATTACAAAtgggtatttaaaaattaacaactgTCAGAATATATCTCAAGTATTCGGTTTGAacgatgataaaaaattatatacgttTCAAAACTTGtgagtgaaataaaatgagtTGTCTAGATGGATCAtgggttaaaaaaaaagtttattatgatttttttcaggAGTACTCGACACCCACATACAAAAACTTCTGATTacgttttgtattttcttataattaaagtaataaagtagAATTAAGAGCAACAATATACGTATTACGGATATAAGTATGTaacataatcctactatcctacttccaactaatattataaatgagaaaatttgtaaggatgtgtgtgcgtttgttgctctttcacgcaaaaactactgaaccgattgcaatgaaatttggaataacataaaggcaatatgtgggatacggacttacgcgggcgaaaccgtggggcgcagctagtatattataattattagcatgtatttgtttgtgtcCATTTATGCAGTATGTGTGTGcatgtatatgaatataaatctttCCCTAAACATAGGTACCTCATTTCTAAGGGAGCTGTCGAGATCTCGCAAAGTTTTCTTCGTGTACTCTAAGCTGCCAACCTCCTCCAGCAGCGTCACGCAATATCGCTTTGTGTTGACGTCTGTTGTACGCTGCTTGAGTATATCTGCTGTGGGCTCAGGATAAATCATCGTTTTAAATAGTGAGCTCGGGCGCAAACTCAATTTAGTTTTTTCCGGGAAAGAGGGACGAAACAGTTGTTTCTTAAGCTTATAGTTTTTCAGCACATTTCACACAGCAGTTGAATGTGCTGATAAAAGTTCCACATGGAATTTTGGCCTTCATGGATAAGTGGAACAGTTAggctaaataaatagatatagtatatagtatattctGCACATTTCGAGCGTTTGAACCGATATAACCACCCCTGATTACGCCCAAGCTGGTGAggaatctattatatataatatataaaaaaatatttaaaagctcaagaatttgtttgttgtttgcttgaacgcgtTAATTTTAGGAACTACTgcttcgatttgaaaaattatttcagtgttaaatattgaggcaggctttaggctatataacatcagaaACTAATATAGATAACGTAATGATGGAATCGATTTGCTTACGTACTTTTACGTGTTTTACAAACATTGCAGAATTTATTCAGGAAaagctttaataatttatatgtaaaagcTGAAAAATATCGACATCTTATGAAATAAGAAGAAGAACATTGATAtgatatattgattattatagaTTGTCATGTGTCTCATCATATGTGAAAATATCATGATTTATCTAccaaactattgaaccgatttacATAAAAGTACGAATTTATACTTGGAGAATTATTGGAGGATCAATGAATTTTCCTGCAATACCATGAGCAAAGTACACGCGAGCAAAGCCACGGGCGGAAATCTAGTTATTAAAGGATACTCAAGATGATTGCACCACGCGAACTTTTAGCAGCATGAATTACGGGCAAAGTAAATTTGCCTTCAGTTAAGTCCATGCAGTAATCATCTAAaacctgaaataaaaacaatctataAAACACAGTTATCAACACAAGAGATTAAAGTTAGTAAAATGGGGTTTACCTTGTCTGCTGGGCGTTCGTCACACGCCTGTAACAAATAcgtaaatcatattataatacatcaatatatactaataataaagctgaaatgcgcttatctcagaactactggaccgattaaaacaaatctttaattaattattcgatTTGTACGCGATATGAGTCAATCAAACGCGTAAAGAGTCAAGCAAATTTTTGCACTTTTGAGCCAGATTGACCTTTTCCTTGGCCTCGTAAACAGGGTCAGCCggttttttaacaattttgtttatatatgttaagtTTTTAGACAAAGAACCAAAACTAAGTAAGAATATAAAGAAAGATTAGATAGTGTCCAATTAAATGCTTGCCTCAGGTTGCATAATGTTGTAATAATCATCTCTCAATTGGAAATACAAGCCGAGGGTCTTCGCAAAATTAGAATAATCAGTTTTGTTATCACTAAATATCTGCATAAGCTGGCACGCTAAATTGAACATACCTCCCGTCTCTGTAATtgtgaaataacattattatttgtatttattatcttatacctttaaacgagcaattcttgtatagatatatatatatatatatatatatatatatatatataattggaatctcggaatcggctccaacgattttcatgaaatttagtatacagggggtttcgggggcgataaatcgatctagctaggaattttttttagaaaatgtcatattcgtgtttttttttcctgacatctattggtgaataattatactattttgcttcgtagatagctggacaactgaaataacacataggcactttttataccgatattcctacgggatacggacttacgcggtttcaaccgcgggtcacagctagtaagtgTAAATATGAGAAATGCCATGTATTAAAAGTTTCTTGGAATTGGTAATGATCACTTTTAGTTAGTCAATCGTCGAATGTTATATCAGAGTTATTTTCCCAGGGCCTTTATACAACTTAATGTTAACAATCCGAAACCTACAGAACGTAGATGTTAGAACTTCTCTCTTTCCAATCCAACATGTGacaatattttagaaatcCGCCAAAGAACTATCTagaattcttttattattcttttttaaagcTCAGCGGGCTACCGAGTCAGTATCTCTAATGGTATGTGATGGAAAGGAAAGGCCTTTTCAAATGTGCTGGCCGCTTTTAAGTACGTGGTAcgaaaattattgattacgggcattaagaaaaatgttaaaactatgttaacACGACGTAAGTGCttttataagaagtctaattgaataaatttatgtttgagTGTGAGCTTCaagggaatggactggaaagggtgaggGAAAATACcttaaacttttataacaaGTAAAGCTAAATCACTCGTTTCTTACACGTACTTTGTTGGAGCATCGCTTTGTATTCCTCTTCGGTTGGACAGATGAAACTGTCCCGCCAATATATCTCCTTGCCCTGACCTCGAATCAGTTCCAACGATTGCTCAGAGAAGGTCTGCTGCGCCTGAAATTAGAGAGGCAATCGAAATCGATCTAacgtataaaattctcgtgtcacaatgttcgtTCCCATATGACTCCGAaacagctggaccgattctcatgaaattaaaaaaaaaaatctctttgtACACATCTCGGGTAGGATTGAGGATCAGTCAACATCTATTCTTCATACTCTTAAATggtaagagtaaggcagaacagcgtttgcaaGCATTAGTTTTTGTCGGCTAATTTTcgtataaaagaaagtgtttaacggattttaattatgtagaCTAGTGTGATGGGATTTAAGTTATCTCTATTAACATCATAAaggcgaaagtaactctgtttaTCTCTCCCCTCTTCACGTCTGAACCAACGAACCGATTTAGATGTAATTTGGACAAAACTAGAAACGTAAATACGTTTTTAGCAAATGTAAATAAGTACAGTCCAGTATAAAGGGCAGAAATTCGATAAaccatttcaatatttgtcTTCGTGACCTCACAAAGGTCGTATTTAAACAGAATGTAGgggcaaacaaataaacaactatACGGGTTAAAGATAACTTTACCTTCCCAAGTTCTAAGATTCCTCGATATTAAAGGTCAAAGGTCAAGAAACGTTCGTTCTTGAATACTTCGATTTCTATGCATTACGTATCCTCAAAACTATTCCGAAACTAAAACATTAGTTTTTTGCAGGGTAATGTAATTTTGAATGACTCTGTTCACTTtgattttgtgttaaatttacaatattttcttggAGATTACTATTGTAATGTTATGTGAAGATTGTTGGTATAAAAGCAGCTACTTTTATGAAAGACTTCGGCAAAATGTGACAATATTTCGGATGTCGCTAGTGACAAGCAGAGAGAATCACAAATAAGCAGAtatttaacagattttgaaaatttcaggtccatttatttaaatgatgtgTGTAGACTTTACATATGAAAGTACGTATAAAATAGGAACATTCTCATAATCTGTGTGCTAACCTTAGCCCCCAACTTGcaacattttaatagaatcAACATAAACACATGGACGCTTGTGTTGACAGCCCATGGGACGCCGTACACGCAGTGAGCGGCTGGCAGGCCGCGCCGGACTGTAATGTTGTCTTGTATATCGTCTAATCTgagaaatataacattatatatatcagCATAAGATCTAAAATTGCCTAAACCGAAGCCAATTAAAATGGATAACTCCGAAGTCTGAGTACAGAACTTAGTAAATGGGCTGTTCCTACATTAAATTCCTCTTGAAGATAGAATATGCACAGGCACAATATAATCACGATTTGAGTGGTATAaatcgaatattttattaattacatatcgGACATTTTGTTCCGCGATAGCTATTTCataagaaagaaaacatttatacCACACCACACTATTTCCGCTGGCTATCAATAAACGATAATCCATTCGAATAGCCATTTCCCTAAGATTTATGATTCTAACAAAAGTATGGTACTTCTGAGTGAGTTATGTCTATTTCATTCCTGATAGGATTTTCATACACTCATAGTATGTGTAATAAAGTGTATTACTCTCTATATTACcgattataaattactagccttccgcccgcggcttcgcccactTACTCATAGGGAAAGATGTTTCCATGACGTTTCACAGAGATAAAAAATAGCTCTCTAGTCTGCTAAATAGTAAGATTagttaacaaaaattgttaaatattaaaaataaattaaattgtacaaaaattataccataaaatcatatcgttgcgacgtgaaagacaaaaaaacaaagtaacattcgcatttataatattaggtacaAGTATGGATTCATTTTTCTGTAGGAAATAAGGTTATAAACTGTTATGATGGTCcattcaatttgaaataagaGATAACAGTATACAGAAGTTTTTAAATCATCTCAAAAGTCTCGTAAAATCTCATCTGCGTTTCTTATCAACAAAacgtattgtaatatttacatcAAACTGCAGTCGCTGTACATTTGTATGATGTCAACGACCTCTCGCATCGTCTCTTCGGGCAATCGCAGCCAATGGTTGAACGCCTCTGCGATGCGCTTGCGCAGCCCCTTGCTCGCGATTTGTATAACATGAGTATAGGGCAGCAAGAGCTCCTGGAAATTGACAATTTATGTGCGAATAAGGAATATGAACGCATTTTTTAACGGTTCTCACTATAtttcttatgttttaaaataatttatccatCAGTTAAAACACAGTTGACAAGTATTGacgtttattttgttgttgtaaCGGATTGGCTGGGATTGAACGCGCTTATACGTTGCACGGAGCGGGCGgacataataaatttctatgcaaataaaagaaata
Above is a window of Zerene cesonia ecotype Mississippi unplaced genomic scaffold, Zerene_cesonia_1.1 Zces_u009, whole genome shotgun sequence DNA encoding:
- the LOC119839177 gene encoding geranylgeranyl pyrophosphate synthase-like yields the protein MAPNESQAQEHLEKELLLPYTHVIQIASKGLRKRIAEAFNHWLRLPEETMREVVDIIQMYSDCSLILDDIQDNITVRRGLPAAHCVYGVPWAVNTSVHVFMLILLKCCKLGAKAQQTFSEQSLELIRGQGKEIYWRDSFICPTEEEYKAMLQQKTGGMFNLACQLMQIFSDNKTDYSNFAKTLGLYFQLRDDYYNIMQPEACDERPADKVLDDYCMDLTEGKFTLPVIHAAKSSRGAIILNILKQRTTDVNTKRYCVTLLEEVGSLEYTKKTLRDLDSSLRNEIKRFGGNPLMTAVLDMLQLEN